In the Sarcophilus harrisii chromosome 1, mSarHar1.11, whole genome shotgun sequence genome, one interval contains:
- the RBSN gene encoding rabenosyn-5: MASLDDPGEVREGFLCPLCLKDLQSFYQLQSHYEEEHSSEDRDVKGQIKSLVQKAKKAKNKLLKREDDRSESGTQGYESFSYGGVDPYMWEPQELGAVRSHLSDFKKHRAARIDHYVVEVNKLIIRLEKLTAFDRTNTESAKVRAIEKSVVPWVNDQDVPFCPDCGNKFSIRNRRHHCRLCGSIMCKKCMELISLPLASKLTSASKEASLTSHSSPNQSPNSIHGSRRGSISSVSSVSSVLDEKDDERIRCCGHCKEALLKREQQIDEKEHTPDIVKLYEKLRICMEKVDQKAPEYIKMAASLNAGETTYSLEHANDLRVEVQKVYELIDALSKKILTLGLNQEPQPHPRALQLQRMIRYSATLFVQEKLLGLMSLPTKEQYEELKKKRKQEIERKLIMERQAALELQRRSEERQKELGSRGAVNGEETFVHKGAVRKAEGWLPMSSGPDHNEESDPLLQQIHNITSFIKQAKAANRIDEVRMLQENLRQLQDEYDQQQTQKAIELSRKQAEEEDLQREQLQVLREKEWEREQSQVLSHHSRTHSLDFKDKLFQQEPGMEPQNQIAHVLDLGPSLVRNNVTFKSPSPNSVQEPNKEKSMFPMLGQEIVKQSTGVHQNEVASLNPFEEEEISSPGNEDFTNPFAEDVAHGGSSPHSAVPSVKKEYNPFEDEEDEPPGDADGPILNPFEVDDLPYQKHSSPPNPGNPFEEPVSTNPFDIDDSETEREELIEEELLLQQIDNIKAYIFDAKQCGRLDEVEVLTENLKELKRALVKQKEKTN, from the exons ATGGCATCTCTTGATGATCCtggggaagtgagggagggctttCTTTGCCCTCTGTGCTTAAAGGATCTACAGTCTTTTTATCAGCTTCAGTCACATTATGAAGAAGAACACTCCAGCGAGGACAGAGATGTCAAAGGACAGATAAAAA gtttGGTCCAGAAGgctaagaaagcaaaaaataagttGTTGAAAAGAGAAGATGATCGGTCAGAGTCTGGGACACAAGGATATGAATCTTTTAGCTATGGAGGGGTAGATCCATACATGTGGGAACCACAGGAACTTG GTGCTGTGAGGAgtcatctttctgatttcaaaaaacATCGAGCTGCCAGAATTGACCACTATGTTGTTGAAGTCAACAAATTAATAATCAGGTTGGAAAAG CTTACAGCCTTTGACAGAACAAATACTGAGTCAGCTAAAGTAAGAG caaTAGAAAAGTCAGTTGTACCATGGGTCAACGATCAGGATGTTCCTTTCTGCCCTGACTGTGGAAATAAGTTCAGCATTCGTAACCGCCGTCACCATTGCCGCCTTTGTGGATCAATTATGTGCAAGAAGTGTATGGAACTGATCAGCCTTCCCTTGGCAA GCAAACTCACCAGTGCCAGCAAAGAGGCCTCCTTGACTTCCCACAGCAGTCCCAACCAGTCACCTAATAGCATCCATGGTTCGCGAAGGGGCAGCATCAGTAGCGTGAGCAGTGTTAGCTCTGTATTGGATGAGAAAGACGATGAGCGTATCCGCTGCTGTGGACATTGTAAAGAGGCCTTGCTTAAGAGAGAGCAGCAGATTGATGAGAAGGAACATACTCCTGACATTGTAAAACTCTATGAG aAACTACGAATTTGTATGGAGAAAGTTGACCAGAAAGCTCCCGAGTATATTAAAATGGCAGCATCACTGAA TGCTGGGGAAACAACCTACAGTTTGGAACATGCTAATGACCTCCGAGTAGAAGTGCAGAAAGTGTATGAATTAATAGATGCTTTAAG TAAGAAGATTTTAACACTAGGCTTGAACCAGGAGCCTCAGCCACATCCCAGAGCTTTGCAGCTCCAGAGAATGATAAGATATTCAGCTACGCTTTTTGTACAG GAAAAGTTACTTGGTTTGATGTCACTGCCAACCAAAGAACAGTatgaagaactgaaaaagaaaaggaagcaggaaaTCGAAAGGAAACTGATCATGGAAAGACAG GCTGCTCTAGAACTACAGCGAAGAtcggaagagagacagaaagaattggGTTCCCGAGGTGCGGTGAATGGAGAAGAGACTTTTGTCCATAAAGGTGCTGTGAGGAAAGCAGAGGGCTGGCTCCCTATGTCCAGTGGGCCAGACCACAATGAGGAGTCAGACCCCCTCCTGCAGCAGATCCACAACATCACGTCTTTCATTAAGCAGGCCAAGGCAGCTAACCGGATTGATGAAGTACGCATGCTTCAGGAGAACCTACGGCAGCTCCAGGATGAGTATGACCAGCAGCAGACACAGAAAGCCATTGAACTATCTCGAAAGCAGGCAGAAGAGGAAGATCTGCAAAGGGAGCAACTGCAGGTTCTTCGGGAAAAAGAATGGGAGAGGGAGCAGTCCCAGGTACTCTCTCATCACTCACGGACTCATTCTTTAGACTTCAAAGACAAGCTCTTTCAGCAGGAACCTGGGATGGAACCTCAGAACCAGATAGCACATGTTTTGGACCTGGGTCCCTCTTTGGTCCGAAATAATGTGACTTTTAAGAGCCCTTCTCCCAACTCAGTCCAGGAGCCAAATAAAGAGAAATCTATGTTTCCTATGCTTGGTCAAGAAATAGTGAAGCAGAGTACTGGGGTACATCAAAATGAGGTAGCTTCCTTGAACCCCtttgaagaggaagaaatctCTAGTCCTGGAAACGAAGACTTCACTAATCCATTTGCTGAAGATGTTGCTCATGGAGGTTCTTCACCTCATTCAGCAGTCCCCAGtgttaaaaaagaatataatccttttgaagatgaggaagatgaacCCCCTGGAGATGCAGATGGCCCCATTCTCAATCCCTTTGAAGTGGATGATCTTCCTTATCAAAAGCATTCCAGCCCTCCCAATCCTGGCAACCCATTTGAGGAGCCAGTCTCCACCAATCCCTTTGACATAGATGACAGTGAGACTGAGAGAGAAGAGCTCATAGAGGAAGAGCTGCTTCTCCAGCAGATTGACAATATCAAAGCATATATTTTTGATGCTAAGCAATGTGGCCGCTTAGATGAGGTGGAAGTGCTGACGGAGAACTTGAAAGAACTGAAGCGCGCATTGGTCAAGCAGAAGGAGAAAACTAACTGA
- the MRPS25 gene encoding 28S ribosomal protein S25, mitochondrial → MPMKGRFPIRRTLQYLNQGDVIFKSSVRIMTVNYNTHGELSEGARKFVFFNIPQIQYKNPWVQIMMFKNMTPSPFLRFYLDSGEQVLVDVEDKSNKEIMQHIKKILGKTEEVLKMEELEKKKLSHPANFGPKKYCLRECICEVEGQVPCPAVVPLPKEMTGKYKAALKASAQD, encoded by the exons ATGCCGATGAAAGGGCGCTTCCCCATCCGCCGGACCTTGCAGTACCTGAACCAGGGCGACGTCATATTTAAGAGCTCGGTCAGGATCATGACGGTGAATTACAACACCCACGGGGAGCTGAGCGAGGGAGCCAG gAAATTTGTGTTTTTCAACATTCCTCAGATTCAGTACAAAAACCCTTGGGTGCAGATCATGATGTTCAAGAACATGACGCCATCGCCGTTCCTGCGGTTTTATTTGG ATTCCGGTGAACAGGTCCTGGTGGACGTGGAGGACAAGAGCAACAAAGAGATCATGCAGCACATCAAAAAGATCCTGGGGAAAACCGA GGAAGTCCTCAAGATGGAAGAGCTAGAGAAAAAGAAGCTTTCTCACCCAGCTAATTTTGGACCCAAAAAGTATTGCCTGCGGGAATGTATTTGTGAAGTAGAAGGACAGGTCCCCTGTCCGGCTGTCGTTCCTTTGCCCAAGGAGATGACGGGCAAGTACAAAGCTGCTCTGAAAGCCAGTGCCCAAGACTGA